The proteins below are encoded in one region of Bombus terrestris chromosome 7, iyBomTerr1.2, whole genome shotgun sequence:
- the LOC100650560 gene encoding triple functional domain protein isoform X1, which translates to MDGTRATEVLPLLQERLAILPGGRDRRGGPVLVFPTTARRERAKPEDYRRLLQYLLTIPNDEARGLRFTVIVDMRGATWDSVKPILKVLHEHFHRSIHVAFIIKPENFWQKQRTSLAKQKKYNFEINTISLEALTKVIDPSQLTADLDGSLQYDHAQWIDTRLAVEDFTWQAADLLDRLDDLQEDLSRNDFADDVAGAKHGIDLHNEMKKKIMKVPVEEIEVVGQRLLQRFDNSIAASSGEGGSIESGATGGTDPDGRALAALVIQHLESVHAAQQHLLQLWHIKKMKLDQCFQLRLFEQDCAKMFDWICHNREGFLANYVEIGRSYQLAKNLQEEHKHFTMSSMNVYVNINKILTMASRLLETQHYAAGHVRAVAGRLDRAWKEFAAGLDERTAVLSLSVVFHHKAEQYVDSVAGWSQACDAGNLPNEIPILESHIRQHQTLYEAMCQAYTEVYDAYQALLSGLGSMLQVCHGFSSTHGSSSDTSFCIDYSQDGHGIDGHSGMSGNPAADYSEGASHVLAVIHQILGHHRALEARWHARKVKLHQRLALRLFQEDVKQVLDWLTNHGEVFIRKNTGVGRNLQKARVYQKSHEHFENVAQNTYTNATKLLTAAQELAHTGECAADEIYAVAQELEAHVSSFAARVEQRRRRLDLAVVFYTHEKELTGWVDELRQELQQDEVAENLETAERLLEQCAQHRASCMEACASTIVQGEALLRELRESTDAPDTTGSISAVEAALDRLAGLRQELEDLWATRKLRLELCLRLRVFERDALEASGQLEMWAQELQGPPREGSPEQLLRVHNDGVAHMQNTAFQVLQQGQELAQVLEQAGVCIMADGQHSAASRVQVLLEFLNEREMDAEDLAEMRRVRLEQASQLVQLQTDATHVANWIRNGEAMLLASLRVPENLQDAEQLRLEHEQFQVAIEKTHTSAVQVKHRADALVSANHYDPKSIREVAEDVTKRWQQLVTCAEERHKLVTASINFYKTAEQVRSVLDSLEREYKRDEDWCASGEKATQVPTLVGKHQEQKEAFLKACTLVRRTAETFLKYTNRSLQFYSYQANSAGSENKVKSILEELLSKENRVLEYWTQRKKRLDQCHQYVLFERSAKQALEWIRETGELYLATHTNVGKNRIENEQLLREHNEFKGAAKETRERVKLLIQLADNLVEKGHAHAAAIKQSVAEVDQRYKDFSTRMDCYKSQIEEDLGIQSDDGQKDLSIDRNSDPLLEEKIKGKDLKELNEEKRRSARRKEFIMAELLQTERTYVKDLETCIRCFLEETRCGKGNVPSGLQGRESIIFSNMEEIHQFHSNIFLRELEKYETMPEDVGHCFVTWAPKFDMYVTYCKNKPESNQLLVTHGGTWFEELQRKQRVEHPIAAYLIKPVQRITKYQLLLKDLQACCQEGQGEIKDGLEVMLNVPKKANDALHLSMLEGCDVRIDTLGDVVLQDSFTVWDPKQLIRKGRDRHIFLFELYLLFSKEVKDSAGKVKYIYKSRLMTSELGVTEHIEGDECKFAVWTGRAPTSDTRVVLRANSMDAKQLWVKRLREVIQETYFSLSMPKSPAKKSSSQRSSRDLEECASLDDSVENLDRNSLASFGSTNTTDSDKTGVAEVTWVIADHSAAPGSKELTVTKGQQVEVLENGSNISGVNTSEWTHVRLLVAPGQVDPPPEGLVPTSALKQPPPVSSKTSPSRKVPGQQQQQQQQQQQQQQQQQQSHYHQQQSTSQIQTAASSGGITTVSSGATGIPGSSSSVVGTGIVASGGLSAQNVPPSSILPDETENIIVGTAAAAAAANDGSGAANTNSPGNKRRGFSGRKWLPPPLRKLSQGKVEKSPPTTTPTATATTATTSTAISIVQTSCERSSLKKNVSEKRFRLPSGAEQSRPLRSASVSISALTTATASMRVSTSVSEADLDTELEPGLEGAEEEEGETEQSEPELEEDTMPEPDDTEALTYSEQNGADDAEDELELPPPMKPITEPILVATANGSSESAIATESCGKSRTSERSAKILDGATTADLAEIEQIVKERMEQHTENQERQSLMRTPSGKSSNVGIGGDDDYDEGTLSTAITIAATMIPAPTTATSTTTMTTAATMVTTMATTTTTTTTTSSPVHGTPEECDVESAVLAKRQFVIRELVETEKDYVNDLKQIVEGYMSLMRDPESEVPLPDDLRGGKDKMVFGNIEAIYEWHRDFFLKALERCLERPEELGPLFKRYERKLHMYVVYCQNKPVSEYIVSEYIDTYFEDLRQKLGHRLQLCDLLIKPVQRITKYQLLLREALRLTERTQRMSEIEGLTAAVHVMRIIPKAANDMMDVARLQGFDGKITAQGKLLLHGPLLVSEFSSNLPSKEKEWQVFLFEQNIIFSEAVGKKTQFTNPVYIYKAHIQVNKLCLQNPYDDPEKFIIRSTDPRKPGLAFSCSAAEENGPRKQEWVDTITAILQTQRDFLKAIQSPIAYQKELTKDPFRGVSPDSPCRGSVLSTISSTIPNISKTNEERRNELAGAAGSTISATSKTLATAAAVAATATGTATATATTSVLHRPRTGTTDQDSSQTQSSPSKSRLNFLEGFRSTLRPRSPVRNNSIPIVPGSRVRLTADWGKLHAGEELEIFRVDGPGLIVSPVIGMKKEEFWIPASLVPNSSISRAWSFRPRRIDSAEGSGESVRLPQDIHAEENGPPAILTIPCSIRATAGGVARLVLEARRVERALVRWRKEGQRCDIIEGTDRYRLFRTNDSLCLEIAPCLPSDSGIYHCLVEHETGSCSAKIPLRIIGIDATNAWCDTIECNRSNGFTMNETTSSIVSLPNSKKKLTNDMEIEQFTNKYIELEELGTGRFARVCCAREKGFDREVALKQISRSKQPLSLTRAEYDLLRSIRHDNIVRAFALFEDTPQPDIDTIVLELVRGSTLFAYLGEQVEYTESTVAKYTGQLLSALQWLHSRKQAHLDLKPENILVDSDTGIVKLIDFGEAIRAVPLDQVPPPVDLEFAAPESVLGKPTGSYTDMWAAGVFLYVLLSGLSPFLDDSIEETTANILKCDFCFPDEYFNEISTDVKNLLETLLRLHGEDRATAQLILSSPWFKISIGATIPSSRMVAFIERRAHRSKSHQDRNSSFYS; encoded by the exons ATGGATGGAACAAGAGCTACGGAGGTTTTACCTTTGCTCCAAGAACGTCTGGCTATTCTGCCAGGTGGTCGGGATCGCAGGGGTGGACCAGTACTTGTGTTTCCTACTACAGCAAGACGTGAAAGAGCCAAACCTGAAGATTACCGACGTCTTTTGCAATACTTATTGACCATACCCAACGACGAAGCCAGAGGTTTACGCTTCACTGTCATTGTGGATATGCGTGGTGCTACTTGGGATTCTGTCAAACCCATCCTAAAG gtGTTACACGAACACTTTCATCGATCAATTCATGTTGCTTTCATCATCAAACCTGAAAATTTCTGGCAAAAGCAAAGAACGTCATTGGCTaaacaaaagaaatataatttcgaa ATAAATACGATAAGTTTAGAAGCTTTGACGAAGGTAATCGATCCATCGCAATTGACCGCGGATTTAGATGGATCGCTACAGTATGATCATGCACAATGGATTGACACGAGACTAGCCGTAGAAGACTTTACGTGGCAGGCGGCTGATCTTCTTGATAGATTGGACGACTTACAGGAAGATCTGAGTCGAAATGATTTTGCGGACGATGTGGCTGGAGCTAAACATGGGATTGATTTGCACaatgaaatgaagaaaaagattaTGAAAGTTCCAGTGGAAGAAATTGAAGTTGTCGGTCAGCGATTACTACAACGTTTCGATAATA GTATAGCGGCGAGTAGTGGCGAGGGCGGTAGTATAGAAAGCGGGGCGACTGGTGGCACCGACCCCGATGGACGAGCTCTAGCAGCATTAGTGATTCAACACTTAGAATCTGTGCACGCCGCGCAACAGCATCTTTTACAGTTGTGGCACATTAAAAAGATGAAATTGGATCAGTGCTTTCAACTAAGGCTTTTTGAACAGGATTGTGCAAAAATGTTTGATTGGATTTGCCACAACAGAGAAGGATTTTTGGCGAATTATGTCGAAATTGGACGTTCTTATCAACTGGCTAAAAATTTACAGGAGGAGCATAAACATTTCACTATGAGTTCCATGAATGTCTACGTGAATATAAATAAGATTTTAACCATGGCCAGCCGTTTGCTCGAAACCCAACATTATGCTGCCGGACACGTTAGAGCAGTAGCTGGTCGACTAGATCGAGCTTGGAAAGAATTCGCGGCAGGACTTGATGAACGTACCGCGGTCCTCAGTTTAAGCGTCGTATTTCATCATAAGGCAGAGCAATACGTCGATAGCGTCGCAGGATGGAGTCAAGCTTGCGATGCTGGAAACTTACCTAATGAAATACCAATCTTGGAATCTCATATACGGCAACACCAAACTCTTTACGAAGCGATGTGTCAAGCTTACACAGAG GTATATGACGCGTATCAGGCACTTTTGAGTGGACTAGGCTCGATGCTGCAAGTTTGTCACGGCTTCAGTTCGACGCACGGTTCGAGCTCGGATACGAGTTTTTGCATCGATTAT AGTCAAGATGGACACGGCATCGATGGACATTCCGGTATGAGCGGAAATCCAGCAGCGGATTATAGCGAGGGTGCATCCCATGTATTGGCGGTAATCCATCAAATCTTGGGTCATCACAGAGCGTTGGAGGCTCGTTGGCATGCTCGGAAAGTCAAACTGCATCAACGACTTGCGTTAAG ATTATTTCAAGAAGATGTAAAGCAAGTTCTGGATTGGTTAACTAATCATGGCGAAGTTTTTATTAGAAAGAATACAGGTGTGGGTCGAAATCTTCAAAAAGCGAGAGTGTACCAGAAAAGTCACGAACATTTCGAAAATGTAGCTCAG AATACTTATACGAATGCTACTAAACTACTTACTGCTGCTCAAGAATTGGCACACACTGGTGAGTGTGCTGCTGATGAAATATACGCTGTGGCGCAAGAATTAGAAGCTCACGTTAGTAGCTTCGCGGCAAGAGTTGAACAGCGTCGTCGAAGATTAGATTTGGCAGTTGTGTTTTATACACATGAAAAAGAG TTAACTGGTTGGGTTGACGAATTGCGACAAGAATTACAACAAGACGAAGTAGCAGAGAATCTGGAAACTGCGGAAAGACTGTTGGAACAATGTGCTCAACACCGAGCCTCCTGCATGGAAGCTTGTGCATCGACTATCGTTCAGGGTGAAGCATTGCTCCGAGAACTTCGAGAATCTACCGATGCTCCTGATACTACAGGCTCT ATATCTGCAGTAGAAGCTGCCTTAGATAGGTTAGCAGGTTTAAGGCAGGAATTAGAAGATTTGTGGGCTACAAGAAAATTGAGATTAGAACTATGCCTACGATTGCGCGTGTTCGAAAGAGATGCTTTAGAAGCGAGTGGTCAGTTAGAGATGTGGGCGCAGGAGCTACAAGGTCCACCTCGGGAGGGTTCCCCTGAACAATTGTTGCGTGTGCACAACGATGGTGTCGCTCATATGCAGAATACCGCATTTCAGGTTTTGCAACAAGGTCAAGAACTCGCTCAG GTATTAGAACAAGCAGGAGTTTGCATAATGGCAGACGGTCAACACAGTGCTGCATCTAGAGTTCAAGTGCTTCtcgaatttttaaacgaaaggGAAATGGACGCGGAAGATTTGGCGGAGATGAGAAGAGTTCGTTTAGAACAAGCTTCTCAATTGGTGCAACTACAAACCGATGCTACACATGTAGCCAATTGGATTCGCAATGGAGAAGCTATGTTGTTAGCTTCGTTGAGAGTTCCAGAAAATCTGCAGGATGCTGAGCAGCTTCGTTTAGAACATGAACAGTTCCAAGTTGCTATAGAAAAAACGCATACTTCAGCTGTTCAG GTCAAACACAGAGCAGATGCGTTAGTGAGTGCGAATCACTACGATCCGAAGAGTATAAGAGAAGTGGCAGAGGATGTAACTAAGAGATGGCAACAGCTAGTGACATGTGCAGAGGAAAGACACAAGCTAGTAACTGCTAGCATTAATTTTTACAAGACGGCGGAACAAGTTCGCTCTGTATTAGATAGCCTCGAACGCGAATACAAACGGGACGAAGATTGGTGCGCTTCTGGTGAAAAGGCGACACAAGTGCCAACGCTTGTTGGAAAACATCAAGAACAAAAGGAAGCATTCTTGAAAGCATGCACGTTGGTACGGCGGACCGCGGAAACATTTCTCAAATATACAAACCGCAGTCTTCAGTTTTATAGTTATCAAGCGAACAGCGCTGGCTCAGAGAATAAAGTTAAAA GTATTTTGGAAGAGTTGCTTAGTAAAGAAAATCGTGTACTGGAATATTGGACGCAGCGTAAGAAACGATTGGATCAGTGTCATCAATATGTCTTATTCGAGCGCAGTGCTAAACAGGCTTTAGAATGGATAAGAGAAACGGGTGAATTGTATTTAGCCACCCATACTAACGTTGGTAAAAATCGTATCGAAAATGAACAGTTGTTGCGGGAGCACAACGAATTTAAGGGAGCTGCGAAG GAAACAAGAGAAAGAGTGAAACTGTTGATCCAGCTTGCTGATAATTTAGTGGAAAAAGGACACGCTCATGCAGCAGCAATCAAACAGTCTGTTGCTGAAGTGGATCAAAGATACAAGGACTTTAGTACGCGTATGGACTGCTATAAAAGTCAAATCGAAGAAGATCTTGGAATTCAATCTGACGATGGTCAAAAAGATCTTTCCATCGATCGTAATTCCGATCCTCTACTCGAAGAGAAGATCAAGGGAAAAGATCTGAAAGAATTAAACGAGGAGAAAAGAAGATCGGCACGAAGAAAAGA ATTTATAATGGCTGAACTGCTGCAAACAGAACGGACCTACGTGAAGGATTTGGAAACTTGTATTCGATGTTTTTTGGAAGAAACGCGATGCGGAAAAGGAAACGTTCCATCTGGATTACAAGGACGAGAATCAATAATTTTCAGCAATATGGAAGAAATTCATCAATTTCATAGTAACATATTTCTTCGTGAGCTAGAAAAGTACGAAACTATGCCAGAAGACGTTGGGCATTGTTTCGTGACATGG GCACCTAAATTTGATATGTACGTGACATACTGTAAGAATAAACCGGAAAGTAATCAATTATTAGTTACTCATGGTGGGACATGGTTTGAAGAATTACAAAGGAAACAGCGAGTTGAACATCCGATCGCTGCGTACCTAATTAAACCGGTACAAAGAATAACAAAGTATCAGTTGTTGCTCAAAGATCTTCAG GCTTGTTGCCAAGAAGGACAGGGTGAGATAAAAGATGGGTTAGAAGTAATGTTAAATGTGCCTAAGAAAGCGAACGATGCCTTACATTTGAGCATGCTGGAAGGTTGCGATGTAAGAATAGACACACTAGGCGATGTAGTGCTACAGGATTCTTTTACAGTGTGGGACCCTAAACAACTGATTAGAAAAGGCAGGGATCGGCACATATTTCTATTTGAATTGTACCTATTGTTTAGCAAAGAGGTGAAAGATTCGGCTGGAAAG GTGAAGTACATTTACAAAAGCCGTTTGATGACCTCCGAACTGGGCGTGACCGAACATATCGAGGGTGACGAATGCAAATTCGCGGTTTGGACAGGTCGGGCACCAACCAGCGATACACGTGTCGTTCTTCGAGCTAATTCGATGGATGCTAAGCAACTGTGGGTGAAAAGACTACGCGAGGTTATTCAGGAAACATATTTCAGTTTAAGTATGCCGAAGAGTCCTGCGAAAAAGAGTTCGAGTCAACGTTCTAGCAGGGACCTTGAAGAATGTGCTTCTCTGGACGATAGCGTTGAGAATTTAGATCGAAATTCCCTGGCATCTTTTGGTTCCACCAACACCACAGATTCCGATAAG ACTGGCGTAGCCGAAGTGACTTGGGTTATCGCCGATCATTCCGCCGCGCCTGGATCCAAGGAATTGACGGTAACGAAGGGTCAACAAGTCGAGGTATTGGAAAACGGAAGCAATATTAGCGGTGTGAATACGTCCGAATGGACCCACGTACGTTTATTGGTTGCCCCGGGACAAGTCGATCCGCCGCCAGAGGGACTGGTTCCTACTAGCGCGCTCAAACAACCTCCACCGGTTTCCAGTAAAACTTCACCGTCTAGAAAAGTTCCAggacagcagcaacaacaacaacaacagcagcagcaacagcaacaacaacagcagcaatcTCATTATCATCAACAGCAATCGACCAGTCAAATTCAAACTGCCGCGTCTAGCGGAGGTATCACAACAGTATCGTCTGGCGCTACAGGAATACCGGGATCTTCGTCATCGGTTGTGGGAACGGGCATAGTAGCGAGCGGTGGGTTATCCGCTCAAAATGTGCCACCGAGTTCTATATTACCAGACGAAACAG AAAATATTATCGTCGGCACTGCTGCTGCGGCTGCTGCGGCAAACGATGGAAGTGGTGCTGCGAACACGAATTCTCCAGGCAATAAAAGACGTGGCTTTAGCGG GAGAAAGTGGCTACCTCCACCGTTACGTAAACTTAGCCAAGGTAAAGTGGAGAAATCCCCACCGACTACGACACCGACAGCGACAGCAACAACAGCGACGACGTCGACCGCGATCTCGATCGTGCAGACGTCCTGCGAACGATCCTCTTTGAAAAAGAACGTCTCGGAGAAACGATTTAGATTGCCGAGTGGTGCCGAACAGTCTCGGCCTTTGAGAAGCGCTTCTGTTTCCATTTCTGCGTTAACAACCGCGACCGCGTCCATGCGCGTATCTACCTCCGTGTCGGAAGCGGATCTTGACACGGAACTCGAGCCAGGACTCGAAGGAGCGGAAGAGGAGGAAGGAGAAACCGAGCAATCGGAACCTGAGTTGGAAGAGGATACGATGCCGGAACCCGACGACACCGAGGCTTTAACGTATTCCGAGCAAAATGGGGCGGACGATGCCGAGGATGAATTGGAACTTCCACCGCCGATGAAACCAATCACCGAACCGATACTCGTGGCAACAGCTAACGGTTCATCGGAATCTGCAATTGCAACAGAAAGCTGTGGAAAATCTCGA ACGTCTGAGCGGTCGGCAAAAATTCTTGACGGTGCTACGACGGCCGATTTAGCTGAGATCGAACAGATCGTGAAAGAGAGGATG GAACAACATACGGAAAATCAAGAAAGACAAAGCCTGATGCGGACTCCCAGTGGTAAAAGTTCGAACGTTGGTATCGGTGGGGACGACGATTATGACGAAGGTACCCTGTCAACTGCGATAACTATCGCTGCTACTATGATTCCGGCACCGACAACAGCAACGTCAACAACAACAATGACAACAGCGGCGACGATGGTAACGACGATGGCGACGACAACCACCACAACGACCACAACGAGTAGCCCTGTTCACGGGACTCCTGAAGAGTGCGATGTGGAAAGTGCAGTGTTAGCGAAACGACAATTCGTTATTCGAGAATTGGTGGAAACGGAAAAAGATTATGTAAATGATCTAAAACAAATAGTCGAAGGGTACATGTCGTTGATGCGGGATCCAGAGTCCGAAGTTCCATTGCCGGACGATTTGCGTGGTGGAAAAGATAAAATGGTTTTCGGCAATATAGAAGCAATCTACGAGTGGCATAGAGA TTTCTTCCTGAAGGCGTTGGAACGTTGTTTGGAACGTCCGGAAGAGCTCGGACCGCTGTTTAAGcgatacgaaagaaaattacATATGTACGTTGTTTATTGTCAAAACAAACCAGTCTCCGAATATATCGTTTCCGAATATATAGATACCTATTTCGAG GACTTAAGACAAAAGCTCGGACATCGGTTACAATTGTGCGATCTTTTAATCAAGCCGGTTCAAAGGATCACAAAGTATCAACTTCTTCTTCGAGAAGCACTAAGACTTACCGAACGAACTCAAAGAATGTCAGAGATCGAAGGGCTTACAGCTGCGGTTCATGTAATGCGCATTATTCCAAAAGCGGCCAATGACATGATGGATGTTGCGAGACTTCAAGGTTTTGAC GGAAAGATCACAGCGCAAGGAAAGTTACTGTTGCACGGACCGCTTTTAGTATCGGAATTTTCCTCGAATTTACCGAGTAAGGAAAAAGAATGGCAAGTCTTCCTCTTCgagcaaaatattatttttagcgAGGCTGTCGGCAAAAAGACACAGTTCACGAATCCCGTCTACATTTACAAAGCTCATATCCAG GTGAATAAACTGTGCTTACAAAATCCTTACGACGACCCGGAAAAGTTCATAATTCGCTCGACGGATCCTCGAAAACCTGGCCTTGCATTTTCTTGTAGCGCAGCGGAAGAAAATGGGCCGCGGAAGCAGGAGTGGGTAGATACGATCACTGCCATCCTGCAGACCCAACGTGACTTTCTTAAGGCGATACAGTCGCCGATTGCCTACCAAAAGGAACTTACCAAAGATCCATT TCGTGGCGTGAGTCCGGATTCTCCGTGTCGAGGAAGTGTACTTTCAACGATTTCATCAACAATACCGAACATATCTAAAACAAACGAGGAACGGAGAAATGAATTGGCCGGTGCCGCTGGTAGTACCATCTCTGCTACTTCGAAAACATTAGCTACAGCCGCGGCTGTAGCAGCGACAGCTACAGGAACGGCAACGGCAACGGCAACAACATCGGTGTTACACCGACCTCGTACCGGAACTACGGATCAGGATTCCTCGCAAACGCAGTCAAGCCCTAGCAAAAGCAGACTGAATTTTCTCGAGGGATTTAGAAGCACCCTTCGACCTCGATCGCCTGTTCGCAACAATTCTATTCCG ATCGTTCCAGGAAGCAGAGTAAGATTAACCGCAGATTGGGGGAAATTACACGCTGGAGAAGAATTGGAGATCTTCCGTGTGGACGGTCCAGGGCTGATCGTCTCCCCGGTAATCGGGATGAAAAAGGAGGAATTCTGGATTCCGGCGAGTCTCGTTCCGAATTCATCCATCAGCCGCGCATGGTCTTTTCGTCCGCGAAGAATCGATTCGGCGGAGGGTTCGGGAGAGAGCGTCCGTCTTCCGCAAGATATACACGCGGAAGAGAACGGTCCTCCCGCGATCTTGACTATTCCGTGTTCGATCAGGGCGACGGCCGGTGGCGTGGCTCGGCTCGTGCTGGAAGCTCGTCGCGTGGAACGTGCGCTCGTCCGTTGGAGAAAGGAGGGGCAACGATGTGACATCATCGAGGGAACCGATCGATATCGACTTTTCCGAACGAACGATTCCCTTTGTCTCGAAATTGCTCCTTGCCTTCCCTCTGATTCCGGGATTTACCACTGTCTCGTCGAACATGAAACGGGTTCCTGTTCAGCGAAAATTCCCCTTCGTATCATAG gaaTCGATGCGACCAACGCTTGGTGCGACACGATCGAGTGCAATCGATCCAACGGATTCACGATGAACGAGACAACCTCGTCGATCGTTTCGTTACCCAATTCGAAGAAAAAATTGACCAACGATATGGAAATTGAACAGTTTACTAACAAATATATCGAATTGGAAGAATTAGGAACCGGTAGATTCGCAAGAGTGTGCTGTGCGAGGGAAAAAGGATTCGATCGAGAAGTAGCGTTAAAACAAATATCTCGATCGAAGCAGCCGCTCTCGCTAACGCGTGCCGAATATGATCTTCTCAGAAGTATACGTCACGATAATATTGTTCGAGCGTTTGCGCTCTTCGAGGATACACCTCAACCGGATATCGATACTATCGTTTTGGAGCT GGTCAGAGGGTCGACATTGTTCGCGTATCTTGGCGAACAAGTTGAGTACACGGAATCGACTGTCGCAAAATACACCGGTCAATTGTTGTCAGCGTTGCAGTGGCTACATTCGCGTAAACAAGCTCACTTGGACTTAAAACCGGAAAATATTTTGGTTGATAGCGATACTGGTATCGTAAAATTGATAGATTTCGGTGAAGCCATCAGAGCGGTACCACTGGATCAAGTCCCTCCTCCCGTTGATTTGGAATTTGCAGCTCCGGAATCGGTTCTCGGTAAACCAACGGGATCCTACACGGACATGTGGGCTGCCGGCGTTTTTCTATACGTATTATTAAG CGGGCTTTCACCTTTCTTGGACGATTCCATCGAGGAAACTACCGCAAACATACTTAAATGTGATTTCTGTTTTCCCGacgaatatttcaacgagatATCGACCGACGTGAAAAACCTTCTTGAAACATTGCTGCGTTTACATGGAGAAGACAGAGCAACCGCtcaattaattttatcatcGCCTTGGTTTAAG ATATCGATTGGCGCGACCATCCCTTCCTCTCGAATGGTTGCGTTTATCGAGCGCCGTGCTCATCGCTCAAAATCTCATCAGGATCGGAATAGCAGTTTTTATTCTTGA